Genomic window (Dehalococcoidia bacterium):
TTCGGGGCCAGGTGCTTCCTGGCGCCCAACGGCCGCATGTTCGCCTTCGTCGATGACGACCGCCTCTTCCTGCGGCTGAGCGGGCCCGAGTACGAGCGCCTGCTGGCCGCGGGCGGCGAGCCTTTTATGCTCCGGCCGGGCGTGCCCTTCGGGCGGTGGGCCTC
Coding sequences:
- a CDS encoding TfoX/Sxy family protein, translated to MADPLSPASLPGVVVRPMFGARCFLAPNGRMFAFVDDDRLFLRLSGPEYERLLAAGGEPFMLRPGVPFGRWAS